AAAAGACATACAAATTCAAACAAAAGATGACGCGATAAAATCATTTGTAGGAGTTCTAAATAACACTGCAAATCAAGCAATGATTGAAACTACCGCACTTAACGCAGCCGGAGGATTAATTGTTGCAAACATTGCAAATAACTTTGAGGAAGGAGTAGAGATGGCACTAAAGACAATTAAAGATGGAAAGGCATTTTCATTATTAGAGAAATTTGTTGCAGATACTGGAGACATTTCAAAATTAAAAGAGATGGTATAATGGCAGAAAATATCCTAAGAAAACTAGTAAACAATTCTCAAATGGCAATAGATGATGGGGTGTACGAGGTTGATGCAGATTTACAAAAATCAAGCAAAGACTTTGTACAAATAATAAAGACAAATCCTCATGTAACATTGCTAACTGAAATTAAATTTGCATCACCTTCGCTTGGAAAAATCAGAACGACATCAGATCCTGTAAGCATTGCAAACCAGATGATTGCTGGAGGTGCTAAAGCGCTATCAATTCTAACTCAACCACATCTGTTTAACGGCTCGCCAGAATTTTTCATGAAGGTAAGACAGGCAGTTGATGCACCATTATTAATGAAAGATATCATGATTGATAAAATTCAGATTGATGCGGCAAAAAAGATAGGTGCAGACTATATGTTAGTAATTCAATCATTATTTGACCAAAAATTCCTCACAGGTATTGATGAATTCATCAGTTATGGCCATAAACAAGGACTTGAAATTCTCCTTGAAGTTCACACAAAAAAAGAATTTGAAAATGCCCTAAAGACAGAAGCTGACATTATTGGAATTAACAATAGAAATCTAGACACATTA
This genomic window from Nitrosopumilus ureiphilus contains:
- a CDS encoding indole-3-glycerol phosphate synthase TrpC → MAENILRKLVNNSQMAIDDGVYEVDADLQKSSKDFVQIIKTNPHVTLLTEIKFASPSLGKIRTTSDPVSIANQMIAGGAKALSILTQPHLFNGSPEFFMKVRQAVDAPLLMKDIMIDKIQIDAAKKIGADYMLVIQSLFDQKFLTGIDEFISYGHKQGLEILLEVHTKKEFENALKTEADIIGINNRNLDTLKIDLKTTERVLKGYEKSRVILSESGIETSDDINYLKKCGADAFLIGSSIMKSDNIQEQVKNLVNAY